One Brachyhypopomus gauderio isolate BG-103 chromosome 15, BGAUD_0.2, whole genome shotgun sequence genomic region harbors:
- the lrrc18a gene encoding leucine-rich repeat-containing protein 18, which produces MAKGKKCGTKGKTITLKMARSALRVTPEGKRRLDLSNMGLDTFPKCLLKLPSMEELDLSRNHLRKVPDFIGRLTGVRWLDLHSNRIEQLPGSIGQLEALSHLNLCNNRLDSSGLPADIGRLKGLQTLNLGMNRLTALPATMVALTNLRELGLFDNQLAAIPECIAALPNLKKLNAKRNPMAYAQGDATEAKASEGRYLVREEDLCKLCLEKCKLERKRLKRKKLSDQPCGRSHFSGLITPNSVAQINQELWR; this is translated from the coding sequence ATGGCCAAAGGGAAGAAGTGTGGAACCAAGGGCAAAACGATCACCCTTAAAATGGCCAGGAGCGCCCTCAGGGTGACCCCAGAGGGAAAACGCCGTCTGGATCTCAGCAACATGGGCCTCGACACCTTTCCCAAGTGCCTCTTAAAGCTGCCCAGCATGGAGGAGTTGGACCTGAGCCGCAATCATCTGAGGAAGGTCCCGGACTTCATCGGGCGGCTGACCGGCGTGCGCTGGCTGGACCTCCACAGCAACCGAATCGAGCAGCTGCCCGGGAGCATCGGGCAGCTGGAAGCCCTGAGCCACCTCAACCTGTGCAACAACCGCCTGGACTCGTCCGGGCTCCCCGCCGACATCGGCCGCCTGAAGGGCCTGCAGACGCTCAACCTGGGCATGAACCGACTCACCGCTCTGCCCGCCACCATGGTCGCTCTGACCAACCTGAGAGAGCTGGGCCTGTTCGACAACCAGCTCGCCGCAATCCCAGAATGCATAGCTGCGCTGCCCAACCTGAAGAAACTCAACGCCAAGCGCAACCCCATGGCCTACGCGCAGGGGGACGCCACAGAAGCAAAAGCCAGCGAGGGACGGTACCTGGTGAGGGAGGAGGATCTGTGTAAGCTCTGTCTGGAGAAGTGCAAGCTAGAGAGAAAGAGGCTGAAAAGGAAGAAGCTTTCAGACCAGCCATGTGGGAGGAGTCATTTCTCAGGGCTGATCACACCAAACTCTGTGGCACAGATCAATCAAGAGCTGTGGCGCTAA